In one window of Aceticella autotrophica DNA:
- the tmk gene encoding dTMP kinase: protein MNETKKFYGKGLANINADELIGKLIVIEGADGSGRSTQVEYLKLWLEREGYAVLNTGLKRSSILGDTIDEAKKGNVLGKTTLALLYATDFADQFENIIIPALKAGIIVLVDRYIFTLMARDIVRGAKREWVKEVFSFALVPDLIFYLQLEPEYLLGRAFKKRGQLDYWESGMDLDISRDMFESFHKYQGLLKKEFDTMAQEYNFKIIDAKQDIMSIQEILRKDIMEFLNNDKN, encoded by the coding sequence GTGAATGAAACAAAAAAGTTTTATGGTAAAGGACTTGCTAATATAAATGCTGATGAATTGATAGGTAAACTAATTGTAATAGAAGGTGCTGACGGTTCAGGAAGGTCAACACAGGTTGAATATTTAAAGTTATGGCTTGAAAGGGAAGGTTACGCTGTTCTGAATACAGGTTTAAAAAGGTCATCAATACTTGGAGATACTATTGATGAAGCAAAGAAAGGAAATGTGCTTGGAAAAACAACATTAGCTCTTTTATATGCAACGGATTTTGCTGATCAATTTGAAAATATAATCATTCCCGCACTAAAAGCCGGAATAATTGTATTAGTAGATAGATATATATTTACTTTAATGGCAAGAGATATTGTAAGGGGTGCAAAGAGGGAATGGGTCAAGGAAGTCTTTAGCTTTGCATTAGTTCCGGACCTTATTTTTTATTTACAGTTAGAGCCAGAATATTTACTTGGAAGAGCCTTTAAAAAACGTGGGCAACTTGATTATTGGGAATCCGGAATGGATTTAGATATATCAAGAGATATGTTTGAAAGCTTTCATAAATATCAAGGATTATTAAAAAAGGAATTCGATACAATGGCACAGGAATACAATTTCAAAATAATTGATGCCAAACAAGATATTATGTCAATTCAAGAAATATTAAGAAAGGATATAATGGAATTTTTAAATAATGATAAAAACTAA
- a CDS encoding IS1634 family transposase → MYLRKATNKKTGRTYLSIVHNYWDKNTKTTRSITVKSLGYLDKLEKEYDDPIGFFTNEAKKLEEERLSENSPLTFTIAKNELILANSFNRKNFGYAALSKIYHELDVDTFLRNRQRHSKEKYDANAIMKLLVFSRLLYPASKKKTYENRDIFFEKFNFSLDDIYRCLTLFNKHSDALQLWLHEHIKSQYNRNTDLVYYDVTNYYFEIDEQDDLRKKGVSKEHRPDPIVQMGLFMDTNGIPITYKLFPGNTPDKTTLIPSLSGIQREYSLGRIIVVADRGLTTGDNIWYILSAKNGYVLSYSVRGADKNFQKYVLDENGYVSKGDGFKIKSRLYPREIQVTATNGKKIKKIVDERQVIFYSPEYAAKAKQDRAAALAKAMDLIKNPARYNKSISYGALKYVKNLTFDANTGEISESVRQHLAFNKEKLREEEKFDGYYAIVTSEYKESPEKIIEMYRGLWKIEESFKVTKSDFESRPVYLSLKEHIDAHFLTCFISLVIVRILEHRLKGKYSVREMLESLSKASCSHIKENYYLFDFYNDILEDIGKELNIDFSKKIMKLGEIKKILGETKKS, encoded by the coding sequence ATGTATCTTAGAAAAGCCACTAATAAAAAAACAGGACGTACATACCTATCTATCGTTCATAATTATTGGGATAAAAATACTAAAACTACAAGATCTATTACTGTAAAATCCCTTGGCTATCTTGATAAATTAGAAAAAGAGTATGATGACCCTATTGGATTTTTCACCAACGAGGCAAAAAAGCTGGAGGAAGAAAGGCTATCGGAGAATTCACCTCTTACGTTTACTATTGCAAAAAATGAGTTAATTTTAGCCAACTCATTTAACCGCAAGAATTTCGGTTATGCAGCTTTGAGTAAAATTTATCATGAACTTGATGTAGATACATTCTTAAGAAACAGACAACGGCATTCAAAAGAAAAATATGATGCAAATGCCATCATGAAATTGCTTGTATTTTCACGCCTGCTTTATCCTGCTTCTAAGAAAAAAACTTATGAAAACAGGGATATATTCTTTGAAAAATTTAATTTTTCTTTGGATGATATATACAGATGCCTTACTCTTTTTAACAAACACAGTGATGCTCTTCAGCTTTGGCTGCATGAACACATTAAATCTCAGTATAATCGCAACACAGATCTTGTTTACTATGATGTCACAAATTATTATTTTGAAATAGATGAACAGGATGACTTGCGTAAAAAAGGAGTTTCTAAAGAACATCGTCCTGATCCTATTGTACAGATGGGATTATTTATGGACACAAATGGTATACCTATTACATATAAGCTTTTTCCAGGAAATACGCCGGATAAAACTACCCTGATTCCGTCTCTAAGCGGGATTCAACGTGAATATTCCTTAGGCAGAATTATCGTGGTAGCAGACAGAGGATTAACCACAGGAGATAACATTTGGTATATTCTATCTGCTAAAAATGGTTATGTATTAAGTTATTCTGTTCGCGGTGCCGACAAAAATTTTCAGAAGTATGTCCTTGATGAAAATGGATATGTTAGCAAAGGTGATGGTTTTAAAATAAAATCAAGACTTTATCCAAGAGAAATTCAAGTGACTGCAACGAATGGAAAAAAGATAAAAAAGATAGTGGATGAAAGACAGGTTATCTTCTATAGCCCCGAATATGCTGCAAAGGCAAAGCAAGATCGAGCAGCTGCATTAGCTAAGGCAATGGACCTTATTAAAAATCCTGCAAGGTACAATAAGTCTATATCTTATGGTGCTTTAAAATACGTAAAAAACCTTACATTTGATGCTAATACCGGTGAAATATCGGAGAGTGTACGTCAACATTTAGCTTTTAATAAAGAGAAGTTACGTGAAGAAGAAAAGTTCGACGGTTATTATGCTATTGTTACCAGTGAATATAAGGAGTCACCCGAGAAAATAATTGAGATGTACCGTGGACTTTGGAAGATAGAAGAGTCCTTTAAGGTAACCAAAAGTGATTTTGAGAGTAGACCGGTTTATTTGTCGTTGAAGGAGCATATTGATGCTCATTTTCTGACATGCTTTATATCACTTGTAATTGTAAGGATACTTGAACATAGATTAAAGGGTAAATATTCTGTAAGAGAAATGCTTGAGAGTCTGAGTAAAGCCTCCTGTAGTCATATAAAGGAGAATTATTATCTTTTTGATTTTTATAATGATATTCTTGAAGATATCGGAAAAGAGTTAAATATTGATTTTAGTAAAAAGATTATGAAACTTGGAGAGATTAAAAAAATTTTAGGAGAGACGAAAAAAAGTTAA
- a CDS encoding DUF3006 domain-containing protein: MSENNRKLCIIDRFEGDWAVVEYGNKTFNFPKELLPENGKEGDVLSFNVQINKKETLNRNKIIENLAKDLFVDD; this comes from the coding sequence ATGTCAGAAAACAATCGAAAATTATGCATTATAGACAGATTTGAAGGTGACTGGGCAGTAGTTGAATATGGAAACAAAACGTTCAATTTTCCAAAAGAACTTTTGCCTGAAAACGGAAAAGAAGGTGATGTGCTTTCATTCAATGTTCAAATAAACAAAAAAGAAACTTTAAATCGCAATAAAATTATAGAAAATCTTGCAAAAGATTTGTTTGTAGATGATTAG
- the tmk gene encoding dTMP kinase, with protein MNNMFNDCKKYKGKLFIVEGCDGSGKSTQLYLLKRYLEDKGYPVYYTEWNSSEVVKKATKTAKKKNLLTPTTFCLIHASDFADRYEKQILPHLRAGYIVLADRYIYTAWARDVARGVDLEWVKTIYNFAIKPTAAFYFKAPLEISISRILNGRAQLKFYEAGMDLKLSNDIEESFKIFQGLVKKQYDLMSKKEELIVIDATLKIESQQKIMREYVDEFLKDYKIPDYLRIISEDNVI; from the coding sequence ATGAATAATATGTTTAATGATTGTAAGAAATACAAAGGAAAGCTGTTTATTGTTGAGGGATGCGATGGTTCCGGAAAAAGCACTCAGCTTTATTTATTGAAGAGATATCTTGAAGATAAAGGTTATCCGGTATATTATACTGAGTGGAATTCATCAGAAGTTGTTAAAAAAGCTACTAAAACAGCTAAAAAGAAAAATCTTTTGACACCGACGACTTTTTGCCTTATACATGCTTCAGATTTTGCAGACAGATATGAAAAGCAGATATTACCGCATTTAAGGGCTGGTTACATAGTTTTAGCTGACAGATATATATATACGGCATGGGCAAGAGATGTAGCTAGAGGTGTGGATTTGGAGTGGGTAAAAACAATATATAATTTTGCAATAAAGCCAACGGCTGCTTTTTATTTTAAGGCTCCATTAGAAATATCTATAAGCAGAATATTAAATGGAAGGGCTCAGTTAAAATTTTATGAAGCAGGTATGGATTTAAAGTTAAGTAATGATATCGAAGAAAGTTTTAAAATTTTCCAAGGTTTAGTAAAAAAACAGTATGATTTGATGTCGAAAAAAGAAGAATTAATTGTAATAGATGCAACATTAAAGATAGAGTCTCAACAAAAAATTATGAGGGAATATGTTGATGAATTTTTAAAAGATTATAAAATTCCAGATTATTTACGAATAATAAGCGAGGATAATGTTATTTAA
- a CDS encoding ABC transporter ATP-binding protein, which translates to MADVIFKNVYKRYNCGVTAVKDFNLDIKDKEFIVLVGPSGCGKSTILRMIAGLEEITSGELYIDGRLVNNIPPKDRDIAMVFQNYALYPHMTVYDNLAFSLKLRRIPKAEIDIKVKEAVKILGIEEYLNKKPKVLSGGQQQRVALGRAIVRNPKVFLMDEPLSNLDAKLRVQMRTEISKIYDRFKTTFIYVTHDQTEAMTMGSRIVVMNKGVIQQVDKPQFIYENPANLFVAGFIGSPKMNFVDAKLEKKNGKVYANFKDYSIVLPKFILNKLKDERYIGKDVVLGIRPEDLYVGKYSESVIEAKVEIIEFMGALTYLYLNLKGDLLIAKSDSMSTIKTGDIIKIAFDTNKLHFFDKQTEMSILNS; encoded by the coding sequence ATGGCAGATGTTATTTTTAAAAATGTTTATAAGAGATATAACTGTGGGGTTACAGCTGTTAAAGATTTCAATCTTGACATAAAAGATAAAGAATTTATTGTGTTAGTAGGTCCATCAGGCTGTGGTAAATCAACAATTTTAAGAATGATAGCTGGACTTGAAGAAATAACAAGTGGAGAATTATATATTGACGGAAGGCTTGTTAATAATATTCCACCAAAAGACAGGGATATTGCCATGGTATTTCAGAATTATGCACTATATCCTCATATGACAGTTTATGATAATTTAGCTTTTAGTTTAAAACTAAGGAGAATACCAAAAGCAGAGATTGACATAAAGGTTAAAGAAGCTGTTAAAATTTTAGGTATTGAGGAATATTTAAATAAAAAGCCAAAAGTTTTATCAGGCGGACAACAACAGAGGGTTGCTTTAGGACGTGCGATAGTGCGTAATCCAAAGGTATTTTTAATGGATGAACCTCTTTCAAATCTTGATGCTAAATTAAGGGTGCAAATGAGAACAGAAATATCTAAAATTTATGACAGATTTAAAACGACTTTTATATATGTTACGCATGACCAGACAGAAGCTATGACAATGGGTTCAAGAATAGTTGTCATGAATAAAGGAGTTATCCAGCAAGTAGATAAACCACAGTTTATATACGAGAATCCTGCAAATTTATTTGTAGCTGGCTTTATTGGAAGTCCTAAGATGAATTTTGTTGATGCAAAGCTTGAAAAGAAAAATGGTAAAGTATATGCAAATTTTAAGGATTATAGTATTGTGCTTCCTAAGTTTATTTTAAATAAACTTAAAGACGAAAGATATATTGGAAAAGATGTGGTGCTTGGTATAAGACCTGAAGATCTATATGTAGGTAAATATTCTGAAAGTGTTATTGAAGCAAAAGTTGAAATAATAGAATTTATGGGTGCTCTAACATATTTATATCTTAACCTTAAAGGAGATCTGCTGATAGCAAAAAGTGATTCAATGTCTACAATAAAAACTGGCGATATTATAAAAATCGCTTTTGATACAAATAAATTACACTTTTTTGACAAGCAAACAGAAATGTCAATTTTAAACAGCTAA
- a CDS encoding aminotransferase class V-fold PLP-dependent enzyme: MSVYLDNAATSFPKPEVVYRAVDEFMRKIGVNAGRGAYRQALEADKIIYETRRNLAKLFNVKDVTRIIFTFNITDSINLALKGLLKSGDHVITSSMEHNAVWRPLKTIEKERGVSITAIPCDSNGVLDPQKVQDAITKRTKLIVLTHASNVTGTVMPIQDVGAVARENNVWFLVDAAQTAGLYPLDVEAMNIDLLAFTGHKGLMGPMGTGGLYIREGISIKPLREGGTGGDSILEYQPEFLPDRYEAGTPNVSGIAGLGAAVKFILNEGIEEIHKKETVLTNYALRKLSEIDKVKIYGPQSIIGRVGVISLNIGNLNPQKVGYTLDEKYGVMVRTGLHCAPCAHRTIGTINSGTIRIGLGYFNTEKDIDVFIDAIKDILNFV; encoded by the coding sequence ATGTCTGTATATCTTGATAATGCTGCTACCTCTTTTCCAAAACCCGAGGTCGTTTACAGGGCTGTCGACGAATTTATGCGTAAAATTGGCGTAAATGCAGGACGGGGAGCATATAGGCAGGCTTTGGAAGCTGACAAGATAATCTATGAAACAAGAAGAAACCTTGCCAAGCTTTTTAATGTTAAAGATGTTACCCGAATTATTTTTACATTTAACATTACAGACTCTATTAATCTTGCCTTGAAAGGCCTTCTCAAATCTGGCGACCATGTAATTACCAGCAGTATGGAGCATAATGCTGTATGGAGACCTTTAAAAACCATAGAAAAGGAACGTGGTGTCAGCATAACCGCAATACCTTGTGATTCTAACGGAGTTCTTGATCCTCAAAAAGTACAAGATGCTATTACAAAAAGAACTAAGTTAATAGTTTTAACACACGCCTCTAACGTTACTGGTACGGTTATGCCTATACAGGATGTAGGAGCTGTAGCTCGTGAAAATAACGTTTGGTTTCTTGTTGATGCTGCTCAGACGGCTGGTTTATACCCGCTCGATGTAGAAGCAATGAACATTGATTTATTAGCTTTTACCGGACATAAAGGTTTAATGGGACCTATGGGGACTGGTGGGCTGTATATCCGGGAAGGCATTTCGATTAAACCTTTGAGAGAAGGTGGAACTGGCGGTGACTCAATACTTGAATATCAACCTGAATTCCTTCCTGACCGTTATGAAGCGGGTACTCCCAATGTGAGTGGTATTGCCGGTTTGGGTGCAGCGGTTAAGTTTATCCTCAATGAAGGTATTGAAGAAATACACAAAAAAGAAACAGTTCTTACTAATTATGCTTTACGTAAACTATCAGAAATTGACAAAGTAAAAATATATGGACCACAAAGCATTATTGGACGTGTGGGAGTAATTTCATTAAATATAGGGAATTTAAATCCTCAAAAAGTTGGATATACGCTTGATGAAAAATACGGTGTTATGGTCCGCACCGGTTTGCACTGTGCTCCTTGTGCTCATAGGACTATTGGTACCATAAATAGTGGGACAATAAGAATAGGTCTTGGTTACTTCAACACTGAAAAAGACATTGATGTATTTATTGATGCAATAAAAGATATTTTAAACTTTGTTTAA
- a CDS encoding glycerophosphodiester phosphodiesterase: MKLLVIAHRGDSKNAPENTLSSFKNALEMEADGIEMDVQLTKDAQLVVIHDERVDRTTDGIGFVKDFTLKELKRLDAGIKFDKKFSGERVPTLYEVFELIGNKNFLLNIEIKSGIMLYSGIEEKLVKAIKANKFEDRVIISSFNYNSLRNIKIIAPELKTGLICQCGIVEAWHMAINMQAFSFHPFYLNIIPNIVEACRRNNIKLFPWTVDRKEDMEIMINYGVDGIISNNPGALINLLKKKTNMS; encoded by the coding sequence ATGAAACTATTAGTAATTGCTCACAGAGGAGATTCTAAAAATGCGCCGGAAAACACACTTTCATCTTTTAAAAATGCTTTAGAAATGGAAGCTGATGGTATTGAGATGGATGTTCAATTGACAAAAGATGCACAACTTGTAGTTATACATGATGAAAGGGTTGACAGGACTACAGATGGAATTGGCTTTGTAAAAGATTTTACTTTAAAGGAGCTTAAAAGATTGGATGCTGGTATAAAATTTGACAAAAAGTTTTCAGGGGAGAGAGTACCTACTTTATATGAAGTTTTTGAGCTAATTGGAAATAAAAATTTTCTGTTAAATATTGAAATTAAGAGCGGAATTATGCTTTATTCAGGGATCGAAGAAAAACTTGTAAAAGCAATAAAGGCTAATAAGTTTGAAGATAGGGTAATTATATCTTCTTTTAATTATAATAGCTTAAGAAATATTAAAATAATTGCACCAGAATTAAAAACCGGGCTTATTTGTCAATGTGGTATTGTAGAGGCATGGCATATGGCAATTAATATGCAAGCTTTTTCATTTCACCCTTTTTATTTAAATATAATACCTAATATAGTTGAAGCTTGTAGGAGAAATAATATAAAATTGTTTCCTTGGACTGTAGATAGAAAAGAGGATATGGAAATAATGATAAATTATGGAGTAGATGGAATTATTTCAAATAATCCTGGGGCTTTAATAAATCTTTTAAAGAAAAAAACTAACATGTCTTAA
- a CDS encoding ComEC/Rec2 family competence protein: MKKKLYLLLLVFVLIFTFTGCSNTSNVQESSKTAQTHKANDSMRQQANTEGNNQTSVSGKLTVSFIDVGQGDSELIQTPSGKTMLIDAGIPEMGSKVADYIKNRGVSRIDVLVATHPHNDHIGGIPAVISNFDIGKFYIPKVTTNTKAFENVLIAAKNKGISINVAKAGVTLDLGSDIKAEMIAPNSLHYDKLNNYSAVIKITYKNTSFLFTGDAEGESEQEMLNKNYDLKADVLKVGHHGSRTASTLPFLKAVSPKYAVISCGKNNDYGHPHKVTMGKLKNAGITVYRTDECGTIVAVSDGNNINFNVNPGDYKYGSQY, from the coding sequence CTGAAAAAGAAATTGTATTTATTGCTTTTAGTCTTTGTTTTAATATTTACATTTACCGGCTGCTCAAACACATCAAATGTTCAAGAATCATCCAAAACAGCACAGACACATAAAGCAAATGATAGCATGAGGCAACAAGCAAATACAGAGGGAAATAATCAAACGTCCGTATCAGGTAAACTTACCGTAAGCTTTATAGACGTAGGACAAGGCGACAGCGAACTTATACAAACACCTTCAGGTAAAACAATGTTAATAGATGCCGGAATACCGGAAATGGGAAGCAAAGTCGCAGACTATATAAAAAACCGTGGAGTAAGCAGAATAGACGTACTTGTTGCTACACACCCTCATAACGACCATATAGGAGGCATACCTGCTGTAATAAGTAATTTTGATATAGGCAAATTTTATATACCGAAAGTCACAACAAATACAAAGGCATTTGAAAATGTTCTAATAGCAGCAAAAAATAAGGGGATTTCAATAAACGTTGCAAAAGCAGGGGTAACTCTTGATCTCGGTTCAGATATAAAAGCAGAAATGATTGCGCCTAATAGTCTGCATTATGATAAGTTGAATAACTACAGTGCGGTAATTAAAATAACGTACAAAAATACGTCATTCCTGTTTACAGGTGATGCAGAGGGAGAATCAGAACAGGAAATGCTTAATAAGAATTATGATTTAAAGGCGGACGTGCTTAAAGTAGGACATCATGGAAGTCGTACTGCAAGTACATTACCGTTTTTAAAAGCAGTAAGTCCTAAGTATGCAGTTATATCATGCGGTAAAAACAATGACTACGGACATCCGCACAAAGTAACAATGGGAAAGCTTAAAAATGCAGGCATTACTGTATACAGGACAGATGAATGCGGTACCATTGTTGCAGTAAGTGACGGAAACAACATAAATTTTAATGTTAATCCGGGGGATTATAAATATGGCAGTCAATATTAA
- the ppx gene encoding exopolyphosphatase: protein MRRIGIIDIGSNTIRLIIVDLHDDGSFKLANELKESVRLGKGLNKTNRLKPETMKKALQTIRVFNDFCSIYKVDKIIAVATAAVRNSENGKEFINTLKLKTGIEINIISGKKEAWLDYYSVINTMDIKNALLIDIGGGSMEILKVKNRQIKNYISLPHGVVTLTETFLLDDPPKIECIKNLEEFLGKQINKLDWIKDKDINTLVGIGGTVRTIAKIDRRKKLYPINLIHNYEMYSADIDNILGLVINKTVKELKKVPGLSSERSDIILAGLITVKEILKHTGIRKIKISGNGIREGILYKNILNDDKILDDVCTYSVYNMMKYYNVNEHHAQNVKQLAICLYDNLINLHGCENEYRELLAIASLLHDIGLIVNFYHHNIHSGYIILNNGINGLSHKKILKCALMTMMHEGNGYEKIINEYKSILTIDELEKIRKMGSILRIAEGLDISELGRVNIISCVVGKTDVLIDLKSNDGIIELEKFSVDKNNDIFHKVFKRNIKVIEGD from the coding sequence ATGAGACGTATAGGTATAATTGATATTGGTTCAAATACCATTAGGCTTATAATTGTTGATTTACATGATGATGGGTCATTTAAATTAGCCAATGAATTAAAAGAAAGTGTCAGGCTTGGAAAGGGACTGAACAAAACAAATAGATTAAAACCTGAAACCATGAAGAAAGCTTTACAAACAATTAGAGTTTTTAATGATTTTTGCTCAATTTATAAGGTGGATAAAATAATAGCGGTTGCTACTGCTGCAGTAAGAAATTCAGAAAATGGAAAGGAATTTATAAATACATTAAAGCTAAAGACTGGAATTGAAATCAATATTATATCAGGTAAAAAAGAAGCATGGCTTGATTATTATAGCGTTATAAATACAATGGATATAAAAAATGCCTTGCTTATTGATATAGGCGGAGGCAGCATGGAAATTTTAAAGGTAAAGAACAGGCAAATAAAAAATTATATAAGTTTACCACATGGCGTTGTTACTTTAACAGAAACTTTTTTATTAGATGACCCTCCTAAAATTGAGTGTATAAAAAATTTAGAAGAATTTTTAGGAAAACAAATCAATAAATTGGATTGGATTAAAGATAAAGATATCAATACATTAGTCGGTATTGGAGGTACAGTAAGGACTATTGCAAAAATTGACAGAAGGAAAAAGTTGTATCCAATAAATTTAATACATAATTATGAAATGTATTCCGCTGATATTGATAATATTTTAGGATTAGTAATAAATAAAACGGTTAAAGAGCTAAAAAAGGTACCTGGTCTATCAAGTGAACGTTCGGATATAATTTTGGCAGGTTTAATAACAGTAAAAGAAATTTTAAAACATACCGGAATAAGAAAGATAAAAATCAGTGGAAACGGTATAAGGGAAGGTATACTATATAAGAATATTTTAAATGACGACAAAATACTTGATGATGTTTGTACATACAGTGTTTACAATATGATGAAGTATTATAATGTAAATGAGCATCATGCCCAAAATGTAAAACAACTTGCGATATGTCTTTATGATAATCTAATAAATCTCCATGGATGTGAAAATGAATACCGTGAACTTTTGGCTATTGCATCTCTTCTCCATGATATAGGTCTAATCGTGAATTTTTATCATCATAATATTCATAGCGGATATATTATATTAAATAATGGTATAAATGGGCTTTCACATAAAAAAATATTAAAATGTGCTCTAATGACGATGATGCATGAAGGTAATGGATATGAAAAAATTATAAATGAATATAAAAGTATTTTAACAATAGACGAGCTTGAAAAAATCCGCAAGATGGGTTCTATTTTAAGAATCGCTGAGGGACTTGACATAAGTGAACTGGGTAGAGTAAATATAATTTCATGTGTAGTTGGGAAAACAGATGTTTTAATAGACCTGAAGTCAAATGACGGGATTATCGAGTTAGAAAAATTCAGCGTGGATAAAAATAATGATATATTTCATAAAGTATTTAAAAGGAATATAAAAGTAATAGAGGGAGATTAG
- a CDS encoding YibE/F family protein, translated as MFKILRNFVNLIMTAIFYLIIITTILFIIFTVVKVYSNNKSSNEIVTSKNTDEVYGKIINMEANSKKTNKDSHSFNVDIKILSGKFKGKTITVPNLVVGFISNSQSNNQEYAKLGDEVLVNLNQDADGNIKDAYIYEIVRYKYLYKLSLFFLILLILFGGIKGFKSIITLLITGFAVIKILIPLILNGYNAILTTAIICILLVIINLIIINGCNKKTLSAIIGTSGGVLIAGAIAFFLNSVIRVNGFTDEEIQSMINITQNQNINLTGIYFAGLIMGALGAVMDVSMSIASAVYEIKAIRPKISVIELIKSGMNVGKDIMGTMTNTLILAYVGGSMYIIIMILPYINTLSTVINQDIIAAEILKTLAGSIGLIIAIPLTVIVSTFLSLD; from the coding sequence TTGTTTAAAATATTAAGAAATTTTGTAAATCTAATTATGACTGCAATATTTTATTTGATAATAATAACAACCATTTTGTTTATTATATTTACAGTAGTTAAGGTTTATTCAAATAATAAATCAAGCAATGAAATTGTTACAAGTAAAAATACAGATGAAGTTTATGGAAAAATTATAAATATGGAAGCTAACAGCAAAAAAACCAATAAAGATTCTCATTCCTTTAATGTGGATATAAAAATCTTATCAGGAAAATTTAAGGGAAAAACAATCACGGTTCCTAATCTTGTTGTAGGATTTATTAGCAATTCCCAAAGCAACAATCAGGAGTATGCGAAACTTGGAGATGAGGTGCTTGTAAATCTAAATCAAGATGCTGATGGGAATATAAAGGATGCTTATATATATGAAATTGTAAGATATAAATATTTATATAAATTGAGTTTATTTTTTTTAATTTTATTAATATTATTTGGAGGTATAAAAGGTTTTAAATCGATTATTACATTGCTTATTACCGGATTTGCCGTAATAAAAATTCTTATACCATTAATACTCAACGGTTATAATGCAATATTAACAACTGCTATAATTTGTATTTTGCTGGTCATAATAAATCTAATTATCATAAATGGTTGTAATAAAAAAACATTATCGGCTATTATTGGTACTTCTGGTGGAGTACTTATAGCTGGTGCAATAGCATTTTTTTTAAATTCAGTAATTAGGGTGAACGGTTTTACAGATGAAGAGATACAATCAATGATTAATATAACGCAAAATCAAAATATTAATTTAACAGGAATTTATTTTGCGGGTCTTATTATGGGTGCTTTAGGTGCGGTGATGGATGTAAGTATGTCAATAGCATCTGCTGTATATGAAATTAAAGCAATAAGACCCAAGATATCCGTAATAGAACTAATTAAATCCGGTATGAATGTCGGAAAAGACATTATGGGAACCATGACCAACACATTAATTCTTGCTTATGTTGGAGGATCCATGTATATAATAATTATGATTTTACCATATATAAACACGCTTTCTACTGTTATTAATCAGGATATTATTGCAGCAGAGATATTGAAAACATTAGCCGGAAGTATCGGCTTAATTATTGCTATTCCTCTTACAGTGATTGTATCAACATTTTTAAGCTTAGATTGA